One genomic region from Haloterrigena gelatinilytica encodes:
- the trpD gene encoding anthranilate phosphoribosyltransferase: MQEYVERVTEGEDLTQEDARAASTAVFEGATEAQIGALLAALRAKGETEAEIAGFAEGMRNAARTITPDREPLVDTCGTGGDDYDTINVSTTSAIVAAGAGVPVAKHGNYSVSSSSGSADVLEEVGVDVEAEPPAVEEAIERDGIGFMLAPVFHPAMKAVIGPRKELGMRTIFNVLGPLTNPAGANAQVVGVYDPDLVPVLADALSRMDVERALVVHGAGTDEIAIHGETVAAEVTGADVEEYALEPADLGLEEHDIADISGGSPAENAADMRGIVEGDVTGAKRDVILANAGAAIYVAGEADSLAAGADAAREAIESGDAATKLDHLRGEVAEPEGR, encoded by the coding sequence ATGCAGGAGTACGTCGAACGGGTGACCGAGGGCGAGGATCTCACACAGGAAGACGCTCGAGCGGCCTCGACGGCCGTTTTCGAGGGCGCGACGGAGGCGCAGATCGGCGCGCTGCTGGCGGCGTTACGAGCGAAAGGCGAGACGGAAGCCGAAATCGCCGGCTTCGCCGAAGGAATGCGCAACGCGGCCAGAACGATCACGCCGGACCGCGAGCCGCTGGTCGATACCTGCGGGACGGGCGGGGACGACTACGATACGATCAACGTCTCGACGACCAGCGCGATCGTCGCCGCGGGCGCCGGCGTCCCGGTCGCCAAACACGGTAACTACTCCGTCTCGTCGTCGTCGGGCAGCGCGGACGTCCTGGAGGAAGTCGGCGTCGACGTCGAGGCCGAGCCCCCCGCGGTCGAGGAAGCGATCGAACGCGACGGCATCGGCTTCATGCTCGCGCCGGTGTTCCACCCCGCGATGAAGGCCGTCATCGGCCCGCGCAAGGAACTCGGCATGCGGACGATCTTCAACGTCCTCGGCCCGCTGACGAACCCCGCCGGCGCGAACGCGCAGGTCGTCGGCGTCTACGACCCCGACCTGGTGCCCGTCCTCGCGGACGCCCTCTCGCGGATGGACGTCGAGCGCGCGCTGGTCGTCCACGGCGCGGGCACCGACGAGATCGCCATCCACGGCGAGACCGTCGCCGCCGAAGTGACGGGCGCAGACGTCGAGGAGTACGCCCTCGAGCCCGCCGACCTCGGCCTCGAAGAACACGACATCGCGGACATCTCGGGCGGTTCGCCCGCGGAGAACGCCGCCGACATGCGCGGCATCGTCGAGGGCGATGTCACGGGTGCGAAACGGGACGTCATCCTCGCGAACGCCGGCGCGGCGATCTACGTCGCCGGCGAAGCCGACTCGCTCGCGGCCGGCGCCGACGCCGCCCGCGAGGCGATCGAGTCCGGCGACGCCGCGACGAAACTCGACCACCTCCGGGGCGAAGTGGCCGAACCCGAGGGACGATGA
- a CDS encoding phosphoribosylanthranilate isomerase, which produces MTRVKICGLTNEDDLETAVAAGADALGIICDVSVDTPREVAVERARELVDAAPPFVTTVLVTMPSGPERAIELADEIEPDAIQFHGSIRLGDLAYLRANVDAKLLLAVDADDAVRAETYDDVVDGLLVDTPAADGGGGTGETHDWDQTRVATADLESPLILAGGLTPDNVADAVRTVEPFAVDVASGVEAEGGVKDPGAVRSFVDQAKNARRTAEP; this is translated from the coding sequence ATGACGCGGGTGAAGATCTGCGGGCTGACAAACGAGGACGACCTCGAGACGGCCGTCGCGGCCGGCGCCGACGCGCTCGGGATCATCTGCGACGTCTCCGTCGACACCCCGCGGGAGGTCGCGGTCGAGCGCGCCCGCGAACTCGTCGACGCCGCGCCGCCGTTCGTGACGACCGTCCTCGTGACGATGCCGTCCGGCCCCGAGCGCGCGATCGAACTGGCCGACGAGATCGAACCCGACGCGATCCAGTTCCACGGGAGCATTCGACTCGGCGATCTGGCGTACCTGCGCGCGAACGTCGACGCGAAACTCCTGCTCGCCGTCGACGCCGACGACGCGGTCCGCGCCGAGACCTACGACGACGTGGTCGACGGCCTCCTCGTCGACACGCCGGCCGCGGACGGCGGCGGCGGCACCGGCGAGACCCACGACTGGGACCAGACGCGGGTGGCGACCGCGGACCTCGAATCACCGCTGATCCTGGCGGGCGGACTCACGCCCGACAACGTCGCGGACGCCGTCCGGACGGTCGAACCGTTCGCGGTCGACGTCGCCAGCGGCGTCGAGGCCGAGGGCGGCGTCAAGGACCCGGGGGCCGTCCGATCGTTCGTCGATCAAGCCAAGAACGCCCGCCGAACGGCGGAGCCGTGA
- the trpE gene encoding anthranilate synthase component I, which produces MTDADTDVSPTLDIDRETFREHAGEDEDPVVVRAVATLDVETTPLEAYAALTGRSASSDRERSPYAFLLESAEKTASSDPDGAFRPSSADADRHARYSYVGYDPDAVVTVDPEETTVERLTDDAPRELIGTDPEGDTVDALRAAMPDVRFANPPEHDRQHLTGGLVGFLAYDAVYDLWLEEVGRERPESRFPDAEFVLTTKTLAFDERDGTVSLDCTPIVEADDDPDAVYDAVLEEAEAVAETLRAASAPETGGFVREDEVVGPKDEYEESVRRAKEHVLDGDIYQGVVSRTRELYGDVDPLGFYEAMRDVNPSPYMYLLEHDDLTVVGASPETLVSVRGREVMSNPIAGTCDRGSSPVEDRRLAGEMLADEKERAEHTMLVDLARNDVRRVSEAGTVRVDEFMNVLKYSHVQHIESTVTGDLASDADAFDATRASFPAGTLSGAPKIRAMEIIDDLERDPRGLYGGGVGYYSWCGDADFAIVIRTATVEDEGDRDRITVRAGAGLVADSDPTAEYEETEKKMGGVLAALEAIEDDEAGDELESSPEVSR; this is translated from the coding sequence ATGACTGACGCCGACACCGACGTATCGCCGACGCTCGACATCGATCGGGAGACGTTCCGCGAGCACGCGGGCGAGGACGAGGACCCGGTCGTCGTCCGCGCCGTCGCGACCCTCGACGTGGAGACGACGCCCCTCGAGGCCTACGCCGCTCTCACCGGCCGCTCGGCCTCGAGCGACCGGGAGCGATCGCCGTACGCCTTCCTGCTCGAGAGCGCCGAAAAGACCGCCTCGAGCGACCCGGACGGCGCCTTCCGACCGAGTTCGGCGGACGCGGATCGCCACGCGCGCTACTCCTACGTCGGCTACGACCCCGATGCCGTCGTCACGGTCGACCCCGAGGAGACGACGGTCGAGCGACTCACGGACGACGCGCCGCGGGAGCTGATCGGGACCGATCCCGAGGGCGACACCGTCGACGCGCTCCGGGCGGCGATGCCGGACGTCCGCTTCGCGAACCCGCCCGAACACGACCGCCAGCACCTGACCGGCGGGCTGGTCGGCTTTCTGGCCTACGACGCCGTCTACGACCTCTGGCTCGAGGAGGTCGGCCGCGAGCGCCCCGAGTCGCGGTTCCCGGACGCCGAATTCGTTCTGACGACGAAGACGCTCGCGTTCGACGAGCGCGACGGGACGGTCTCGCTGGACTGCACGCCGATCGTCGAGGCCGACGACGACCCCGACGCGGTCTACGACGCCGTCCTCGAGGAGGCCGAAGCCGTCGCGGAAACGCTGCGGGCCGCGTCGGCGCCGGAGACCGGCGGGTTCGTCCGGGAGGACGAGGTCGTCGGGCCGAAAGACGAGTACGAGGAGAGCGTCCGCCGGGCCAAGGAACACGTCCTCGACGGCGACATCTACCAGGGCGTCGTCTCGCGGACGCGCGAACTGTACGGCGACGTCGACCCCCTCGGCTTCTACGAGGCGATGCGCGACGTCAACCCGTCGCCGTACATGTACCTGCTCGAGCACGACGATCTGACCGTCGTCGGCGCGAGCCCCGAGACGCTGGTCTCCGTGCGCGGGCGCGAGGTCATGTCGAATCCCATCGCGGGGACGTGCGACCGGGGCTCGAGTCCCGTCGAGGACCGCCGACTGGCCGGCGAGATGCTGGCCGACGAGAAGGAGCGGGCCGAGCACACGATGCTGGTCGATCTGGCGCGAAACGACGTGCGCCGCGTCTCGGAGGCCGGCACCGTGCGGGTCGACGAGTTCATGAACGTGCTCAAGTACAGCCACGTCCAGCACATCGAGTCGACGGTGACGGGCGACCTCGCGAGCGACGCGGACGCGTTCGACGCGACGCGAGCCTCGTTCCCCGCCGGCACCCTCTCCGGCGCGCCGAAGATCCGAGCGATGGAGATCATCGACGATCTGGAACGTGACCCGCGGGGACTGTACGGCGGCGGCGTCGGCTACTACTCGTGGTGTGGCGACGCGGACTTCGCGATCGTGATCCGGACCGCCACCGTAGAGGACGAAGGAGACCGGGATCGGATCACCGTCCGCGCCGGCGCCGGCCTGGTCGCCGACAGCGATCCGACCGCCGAGTACGAGGAGACCGAGAAGAAGATGGGCGGCGTCCTCGCTGCCCTCGAGGCGATCGAGGACGACGAGGCCGGCGACGAACTCGAGTCCTCGCCGGAGGTGAGCCGATGA
- the trpG gene encoding anthranilate synthase component II yields MDDERSADAAETEGSDAGGEAEPLTVLFVDNYDSFTYNLVEYVSQHEGTETAVLKNTASLEDVRAVDPDAIIVSPGPGHPKNDRDVGVTMDVLREVSPEVPTLGVCLGLEAAVYEYGGTVGRAPAPIHGKASAVDHDGEGVFAGLEQGLRAGRYHSLIATEVPDCFDVTATAEHSTEHRSAGSAAEPQNDGETLVMGVRHREHPIEAVQFHPESVLTAVGHDVIENFLESIDG; encoded by the coding sequence ATGGACGACGAGCGGTCCGCCGACGCGGCCGAAACCGAGGGGTCGGACGCGGGCGGCGAGGCGGAGCCGCTGACGGTGCTGTTCGTCGACAACTACGACTCCTTTACGTACAACTTAGTCGAGTACGTCAGCCAGCACGAGGGCACCGAAACCGCGGTGCTGAAGAACACCGCCTCGCTCGAGGACGTCCGCGCGGTCGACCCCGACGCGATCATCGTCAGTCCGGGACCGGGCCACCCGAAGAACGACCGCGACGTCGGCGTCACGATGGACGTGCTCCGAGAGGTGAGTCCCGAGGTGCCGACGCTGGGCGTCTGTCTCGGCCTCGAGGCGGCCGTCTACGAGTACGGCGGCACCGTCGGCCGGGCGCCGGCGCCGATCCACGGCAAGGCCTCCGCCGTCGACCACGACGGCGAGGGAGTCTTCGCGGGCCTCGAACAGGGCCTTCGCGCCGGCCGGTATCACTCGCTGATCGCGACCGAGGTGCCAGACTGTTTCGACGTCACTGCGACGGCGGAACACAGCACGGAACACCGTTCCGCTGGCTCTGCGGCGGAGCCACAGAACGACGGCGAGACGCTCGTGATGGGGGTCCGCCACCGCGAGCATCCGATCGAGGCCGTGCAGTTCCACCCCGAGAGCGTGCTCACGGCGGTCGGTCACGACGTGATCGAGAACTTCCTCGAGTCGATCGACGGCTGA
- a CDS encoding adenosylcobalamin-dependent ribonucleoside-diphosphate reductase: MSESELSAEDLTLPIKRTDGDTLEERLTGNAYHNILPARYLRKDADGELIEDQEDLFDRVGKNIALAEAVFEARKRDVEITVTPDQLKPDHPRRDELAAEVFGAGTTAEDDAETTLSIYNVNKFAYDTVVPELPDEIRAHVEDVADEFQGMMENLDFMPNSPTLMNAGDELQQLSACFVDSPDDDIDDIHQTAKEAAQVFQSGGGMGYAFWQLRPYGDAVGSTGGIASGPITFMRTYDQMCETIAQGGARRGAQMGVMRVSHPDVIQFIHAKNKDVSLAETLRLNDPDDFTHNSFQEALDEARELIDDEGKVPKHLRNAVEGHLSNFNISVGITDGFMEALQNGEEFTFTNPRTGEPHIATEETKELYDMFGLGEHVEVGEALSIPAEELWDDIVEGAHENGEPGVIYLERVNKQHSFDVEKHPDHRILATNPCGEQPLEEYEACNLGHINLSTLADLEAPDWRVWYDEHGDEYDSLEDAVDAFLADAVDFEEFDRRIEMGTRFLENVVTMSDFPVEKIEQKVREMRKIGLGIMGLAQLYIQLGMEYGSEASNEVARQLMRHINHTSKWTSHELAEERGSFDEWDNSKYANPTEYREWFEKQTGLDADEWEDGFSIRNHNTTTIAPTGTTSMVGNTTGGCEPIYNVAYYKNVSDDVQGDEMLVEFDDYFLRVLEDNDIDVDAVKEEAQEQMATNQFNGVEGLSTVPDAIGELFVTTGDLSAKEHAGVQVACQQGVDSAISKTVNAPNDSTLEDAKDVFEYIYEHGGKGVTYYRDGTRSKQVLTTRAKNTDFADETEAAEALAEQIEEIFGSFEEFLENEDVQDVLETDVEPLAGDADDAEPVQVDFTEKRERPDALQGVSQRIDTGYGKVYVTINEDPETGQPFELFANIGHSGGFTNSFTEALAKVISTSLRSGVDPEEIVDELCGTRSPKVAWDKGEQIQSIPDAIGTAMRRYLEDEIDKPYPTQATLEESADADAIEYDGPKTDGGAAAAQGGAGDAEDDATQDLIEAGESPECPDCGSMSLYFSEGCKTCESCGWSEC, encoded by the coding sequence ATGAGCGAATCGGAACTCTCCGCGGAGGATCTGACCCTCCCGATCAAGCGCACCGACGGCGACACGCTCGAGGAGCGCCTGACCGGCAACGCCTACCACAACATTCTGCCCGCGCGATACCTGCGCAAGGACGCCGACGGGGAACTCATCGAAGATCAGGAGGACCTCTTCGACCGCGTCGGCAAGAACATCGCCCTCGCCGAGGCCGTCTTCGAAGCGCGCAAGCGCGACGTCGAGATTACGGTCACGCCCGATCAGCTCAAGCCCGACCACCCGCGGCGCGACGAACTCGCCGCGGAGGTGTTCGGCGCGGGTACCACTGCAGAAGACGACGCCGAGACGACGCTCTCTATCTACAACGTCAACAAGTTCGCCTACGACACCGTCGTCCCCGAACTCCCCGACGAGATCCGCGCCCACGTCGAGGACGTCGCCGACGAGTTCCAGGGCATGATGGAGAACCTCGACTTCATGCCGAACTCGCCGACCCTGATGAACGCGGGCGACGAACTCCAGCAGCTCTCGGCGTGTTTCGTCGACTCTCCCGACGACGACATCGACGACATCCACCAGACCGCCAAAGAGGCCGCCCAGGTCTTCCAGAGCGGCGGCGGCATGGGCTACGCCTTCTGGCAGCTTCGCCCCTACGGCGACGCGGTCGGCTCGACCGGCGGCATCGCCAGCGGCCCGATCACGTTCATGCGCACGTACGACCAGATGTGCGAGACGATCGCCCAGGGCGGCGCCCGACGGGGCGCACAGATGGGCGTCATGCGCGTCTCCCACCCGGACGTCATCCAGTTCATCCACGCCAAGAACAAGGACGTCTCGCTGGCCGAGACGCTGCGTCTGAACGACCCCGACGACTTCACGCACAACTCCTTCCAGGAGGCGCTCGACGAGGCCCGCGAACTCATCGACGACGAGGGCAAGGTCCCCAAACACCTCCGGAACGCCGTCGAGGGCCACCTCTCGAACTTCAACATCTCCGTCGGTATCACCGACGGCTTCATGGAGGCGCTGCAGAACGGCGAGGAGTTCACGTTCACCAACCCTCGAACGGGCGAGCCCCACATCGCGACGGAAGAGACGAAGGAACTCTACGACATGTTCGGTCTCGGCGAGCACGTCGAGGTCGGCGAGGCGCTGTCGATTCCCGCAGAAGAGCTGTGGGACGACATCGTCGAGGGCGCCCACGAGAACGGCGAACCCGGCGTCATCTACCTCGAGCGCGTCAACAAACAGCACTCCTTCGACGTCGAGAAACACCCCGACCACCGCATCCTCGCGACGAACCCCTGCGGCGAGCAGCCCCTAGAGGAGTACGAGGCCTGTAACCTCGGCCACATCAACCTCTCGACGCTCGCGGATCTGGAGGCGCCCGACTGGCGCGTCTGGTACGACGAGCACGGCGACGAGTACGACTCGCTCGAGGACGCCGTCGACGCCTTCCTCGCGGACGCCGTCGACTTCGAGGAGTTCGATCGCCGCATCGAGATGGGGACGCGGTTCCTCGAGAACGTCGTCACGATGTCGGACTTCCCGGTCGAGAAGATCGAGCAGAAGGTCCGGGAGATGCGCAAGATCGGCCTGGGCATCATGGGGCTGGCCCAGCTGTACATCCAGCTCGGCATGGAGTACGGCAGCGAGGCCTCCAACGAGGTCGCGCGCCAGCTCATGCGCCACATCAACCACACTTCGAAGTGGACCTCCCACGAGCTCGCCGAGGAGCGCGGCAGCTTCGACGAGTGGGACAACTCCAAGTACGCGAACCCGACCGAGTACCGCGAGTGGTTCGAGAAGCAGACCGGCCTCGACGCCGACGAGTGGGAAGACGGGTTCTCGATCCGGAACCACAACACGACGACCATCGCGCCGACGGGCACGACCTCGATGGTCGGCAACACCACCGGCGGCTGTGAACCGATCTACAACGTCGCCTACTACAAGAACGTCTCCGACGACGTCCAGGGCGACGAGATGCTGGTCGAGTTCGACGACTACTTCCTCCGCGTGCTGGAGGACAACGACATCGACGTCGACGCCGTCAAGGAGGAGGCCCAGGAGCAGATGGCGACCAACCAGTTCAACGGCGTCGAGGGGCTCTCGACGGTGCCGGACGCCATCGGCGAACTGTTCGTCACGACCGGCGACCTCTCGGCGAAAGAGCACGCCGGCGTGCAGGTCGCCTGTCAGCAGGGCGTCGACTCCGCCATCTCGAAGACCGTCAACGCGCCAAACGACTCCACGCTCGAGGACGCCAAGGACGTCTTCGAGTACATCTACGAGCACGGCGGCAAGGGCGTCACCTACTACCGCGACGGCACCCGCAGCAAGCAGGTGCTGACGACGCGCGCGAAGAACACCGACTTCGCCGACGAGACCGAGGCCGCCGAGGCCCTCGCCGAACAGATCGAGGAGATCTTCGGCAGCTTCGAGGAGTTCCTCGAGAACGAGGACGTGCAGGACGTCCTCGAGACGGACGTCGAGCCGCTGGCCGGCGACGCGGACGACGCCGAGCCCGTGCAGGTCGACTTCACCGAGAAGCGCGAGCGCCCCGACGCCCTGCAGGGCGTCAGCCAGCGCATCGACACCGGCTACGGGAAGGTCTACGTGACGATCAACGAGGACCCCGAGACCGGCCAGCCCTTCGAGCTGTTCGCCAACATCGGCCACTCGGGCGGCTTCACGAACTCCTTCACCGAGGCGCTGGCGAAGGTCATCTCGACCTCGCTGCGCTCGGGCGTCGACCCCGAGGAGATCGTCGACGAACTCTGCGGTACTCGTAGTCCGAAGGTCGCCTGGGACAAGGGCGAGCAGATCCAGTCCATCCCGGACGCCATCGGCACCGCGATGCGCCGCTACCTCGAGGACGAGATCGATAAGCCGTACCCGACGCAGGCGACGCTCGAGGAGTCCGCCGACGCGGACGCCATCGAGTACGACGGGCCGAAGACCGACGGCGGCGCGGCGGCCGCTCAGGGCGGCGCCGGGGACGCCGAAGACGACGCGACGCAGGACTTAATCGAGGCCGGCGAGTCGCCCGAGTGTCCCGACTGCGGCTCGATGTCGCTGTACTTCTCCGAAGGCTGCAAGACCTGCGAGTCCTGTGGCTGGAGCGAGTGCTAA
- a CDS encoding MFS transporter, producing MTDVGLVGTAVVFAVIGVTWAVISVTTGTIVTQLAPASIRGEAVGAYSALVAFAGGLGSVTGGWLAASSCGLAFPVGGGLVLEGAAVVGLLWYRTTTVPEPDRSVA from the coding sequence GTGACGGACGTCGGCCTCGTCGGAACCGCGGTCGTCTTCGCCGTCATCGGCGTCACGTGGGCCGTCATCTCCGTCACGACGGGGACGATCGTCACCCAGCTCGCGCCGGCGTCGATCCGCGGCGAGGCGGTAGGGGCCTACAGCGCGCTCGTGGCCTTCGCCGGCGGGCTCGGCAGCGTCACCGGCGGCTGGCTCGCGGCCTCGAGTTGCGGCCTCGCTTTCCCCGTCGGGGGCGGGCTGGTACTTGAGGGGGCCGCCGTCGTCGGCCTGCTGTGGTACCGGACGACGACCGTCCCGGAGCCGGACCGGTCCGTCGCCTGA
- a CDS encoding HVO_2523 family zinc finger protein: MAADSDESDAGNAAETDADGGGATARSSGPTCPHCDGELFKRHCKYVCPQHGVVFDCADTFWT, translated from the coding sequence ATGGCAGCCGACAGCGACGAATCCGACGCCGGGAACGCGGCCGAGACCGACGCGGACGGCGGCGGAGCGACCGCCCGGTCGAGCGGCCCGACCTGTCCGCACTGCGACGGCGAACTGTTCAAACGCCACTGCAAGTACGTCTGCCCGCAACACGGCGTCGTCTTCGACTGTGCGGATACGTTCTGGACCTGA
- a CDS encoding response regulator, which yields MSTSTKPTILVVEDERELADLYATWVSEDYEVRTAYDGRSALEAMSGAVDVVLLDRHMPDLTGDEVLNRIRAAGHDCWVIMVTAVDPGLDIVELDIDDYVTKPVSRAQLTRIIENLRVQSRYGGDGRRELTALSNKMETLEDEHAPDELAETDAYQQLEADLKDMSESLVEDGDR from the coding sequence ATGTCTACGTCTACGAAACCGACGATTCTCGTCGTCGAGGACGAGCGCGAACTGGCCGATCTCTATGCGACGTGGGTGAGCGAGGATTACGAGGTTCGCACCGCCTACGACGGCCGCTCGGCGCTCGAGGCGATGAGCGGGGCGGTCGACGTCGTCCTGCTCGACCGACACATGCCCGATCTGACCGGCGACGAGGTGCTCAACCGAATCCGGGCCGCGGGCCACGACTGCTGGGTGATCATGGTCACGGCGGTCGATCCCGGACTCGATATCGTCGAGCTCGATATCGACGACTACGTCACCAAACCCGTCTCTCGAGCGCAGCTGACGCGGATTATCGAGAACCTCCGGGTCCAGTCCCGGTACGGCGGCGACGGCCGACGCGAACTCACCGCTCTGTCGAACAAGATGGAGACCCTCGAGGACGAACACGCGCCGGACGAGCTAGCGGAGACCGACGCCTACCAGCAGTTGGAAGCGGACCTGAAAGACATGAGCGAGTCGCTGGTCGAAGACGGCGACCGCTGA
- a CDS encoding VTT domain-containing protein — MSSPSVRTRAVAAAVAIGAILCTGALVSPSALLATVESVSADPLLFGLVVAGLYLGRPLLALPTTPLAAVVGYGYGVAVGVPVALLGVVVTVVPVFLAVRWIAVGSPDDTGVQPASISASAPGPFGSILERAGTAVGRYYETAGPVRGVVASRLAPIPSDVATCAAAVSDVRLRHLVIGTAIGELPWTIAAVVVGASAATVRTGGIGDLGAALTLACLAAAIALLAAPAYRLVRGRGDRSRTTGRPTDR; from the coding sequence ATGTCGTCCCCCTCGGTGCGAACGCGCGCGGTCGCCGCCGCGGTCGCGATCGGTGCGATCCTCTGTACGGGCGCGCTCGTCTCGCCGTCGGCGCTGCTCGCGACCGTCGAGTCGGTGTCGGCCGATCCGCTCCTGTTCGGTCTCGTCGTGGCCGGTCTCTACCTGGGACGGCCGCTGCTGGCCCTGCCGACGACGCCGCTGGCCGCCGTCGTCGGCTACGGCTACGGCGTCGCGGTCGGCGTTCCGGTGGCGCTGCTCGGCGTCGTGGTAACGGTCGTCCCCGTCTTCCTCGCCGTCCGCTGGATCGCCGTCGGCTCGCCCGACGACACCGGCGTGCAGCCTGCATCAATCTCTGCATCGGCTCCCGGCCCGTTCGGGTCGATCCTCGAGCGAGCCGGAACCGCCGTGGGGCGGTACTACGAGACGGCCGGCCCGGTCCGCGGCGTCGTCGCCTCGCGGCTGGCGCCGATCCCGTCGGACGTGGCGACCTGCGCGGCGGCGGTCAGCGACGTGCGACTCCGCCACCTCGTGATCGGGACGGCGATCGGCGAACTCCCCTGGACGATCGCCGCCGTCGTCGTCGGCGCGTCGGCGGCGACGGTCAGGACCGGCGGGATCGGCGACCTCGGAGCGGCGCTCACGCTCGCCTGTCTGGCGGCTGCGATCGCCCTGCTGGCCGCGCCGGCGTATCGACTCGTTCGGGGTCGAGGAGACCGAAGCCGAACGACCGGCCGACCGACGGACAGGTAA
- a CDS encoding DUF5830 family protein, with product MDREERRVETGADASDDRVERGLALLERLEHESLALADVVDRIEMVTSDPAVTRTILDEAELRGIIERDDGIVRPKSRQYVSFDRDVITKEGEFSCRRCGSGLSTGYFIDLDAGELGPFGSSCIRKVTGRDG from the coding sequence ATGGATCGGGAGGAACGTCGGGTCGAGACGGGAGCCGACGCCAGCGACGACCGCGTCGAACGCGGGCTGGCGTTGCTCGAGCGACTCGAGCACGAATCGCTCGCGCTGGCCGACGTCGTCGACCGGATCGAGATGGTGACCAGCGACCCCGCGGTGACGCGGACGATCCTCGACGAGGCGGAACTGCGGGGAATCATCGAGCGCGACGACGGCATCGTCCGCCCGAAGAGCCGCCAGTACGTCAGCTTCGATCGTGACGTGATCACGAAGGAAGGGGAGTTCTCCTGCCGGCGCTGCGGGTCGGGGCTGTCGACCGGCTACTTCATCGACCTCGACGCCGGCGAACTGGGGCCGTTCGGCTCGTCGTGTATTCGGAAGGTGACGGGACGGGACGGGTGA
- a CDS encoding DUF7115 domain-containing protein, producing the protein MSVPEIVQSTLNGDEIAARVSLGGEDELFITSSSSLVYRSDGILSDESIEEYPHEADRLTLSEGRRKTKFTLEYSLEGTKEFTVPSDKTDAVLHPVLAGVLNGNGITDPGETVVKTYRFSELTLIITSDRLVKHIGGAVWDGDYEGYHFDDVTKLAFEDGSVATQIVLTVAGRPERIKAPNEEANDLRERLKRALFEYHGVTSLAEFNETVGVDEDGGDRDGGAVDFGDGVDPLDANPPEPDDRETVAATEAAADSDDSQSQSQPTDPLAAAGEPQQSQRTQQQSAQQSARATATQADTTTDDVETAFDGASDAPVDDEPVPESTRDDSGFAADAAAESASAASAATAENAENAADYDPAELAERIDSLEAAVEEQSELIERQQETIEQLIAELRQGR; encoded by the coding sequence ATGAGCGTTCCGGAAATCGTCCAATCTACTCTCAACGGCGACGAAATCGCGGCTCGAGTCTCTCTGGGCGGCGAAGACGAACTCTTCATCACGTCCTCGAGTTCCCTCGTCTACCGATCCGACGGCATCTTGAGCGACGAATCGATCGAGGAATACCCCCACGAGGCCGACCGGCTGACCCTCTCCGAGGGCCGGCGCAAGACGAAGTTCACCCTCGAGTACTCCCTCGAAGGGACCAAGGAGTTCACCGTCCCTTCGGACAAGACCGATGCGGTCTTGCATCCGGTCCTGGCCGGCGTGTTGAACGGCAACGGGATCACCGATCCCGGCGAGACGGTCGTCAAGACCTACCGTTTCAGCGAACTGACGCTGATCATCACCAGCGACCGTCTGGTCAAACACATCGGCGGGGCGGTCTGGGACGGCGACTACGAGGGCTACCACTTCGACGACGTGACGAAGCTCGCGTTCGAAGACGGGAGCGTCGCCACCCAGATCGTGCTCACGGTCGCCGGCCGCCCGGAGCGGATCAAAGCGCCCAACGAGGAGGCGAACGATCTCCGCGAGCGCCTCAAACGGGCCCTCTTCGAGTACCACGGCGTGACGTCGCTCGCGGAATTCAACGAGACGGTCGGCGTCGACGAGGACGGCGGCGACCGGGACGGCGGCGCGGTCGACTTCGGCGACGGCGTCGATCCGCTCGACGCCAACCCGCCCGAACCGGACGACCGAGAGACGGTCGCGGCGACCGAGGCGGCGGCCGACTCGGACGACTCCCAGTCTCAGTCCCAGCCGACCGATCCGCTCGCGGCCGCCGGCGAACCGCAGCAGTCACAGCGCACGCAACAGCAGTCCGCCCAGCAGTCGGCGCGCGCCACCGCGACCCAAGCCGACACTACGACCGACGACGTCGAGACGGCCTTCGACGGTGCGTCTGACGCACCGGTCGACGACGAACCGGTGCCCGAATCGACGCGGGACGACAGCGGGTTCGCCGCCGACGCGGCGGCCGAGTCCGCGTCCGCAGCGTCCGCCGCGACCGCCGAGAACGCCGAGAACGCCGCCGACTACGATCCGGCCGAACTCGCCGAACGGATCGACTCGCTCGAGGCGGCCGTCGAGGAACAGTCCGAACTCATCGAACGACAACAGGAGACGATCGAACAGCTGATCGCCGAACTCCGGCAGGGTCGCTGA